The Sphingomonas sp. NBWT7 nucleotide sequence CGCCGCGATACTTCGCAAGGCTCGCCTCCCACGCTTCGCGCAGCGGCACGGCGCGATCCGCCATCGCCTGCTCGAAGCCCTGCTGGACGCCGTCGGGCACGTAGAAGCTCTTGTCGTCGGGCCAGCCATAGGCCTGCTTGGTCAGCTTGACGTTCTCCTCGCCCAGCGCCTCGCCGTGCGCCTTCTCGCTGCCGGCGCGCGGGCTGCCCCAGCCGATCACCGAGTGGACGACGATCAGCGTCGGCCTGTCGTTCGTCGCGCGGAACTGCTCGAACGCGCGCGTCAGCGCGCCGACGTCGTTGGCGTCGTCGACGTGGATCACCGCCCAGCCGTATGCCTCGAACCGCTTGCCCACGTCCTCGTCGAACGAAAGATCGGTCCCGCCCTCGATAGAGATATGATTGCTGTCGTAGATCCAGCAAAGATTCGCGAGCTTCAAATGCCCGGCAAGGCTCGCCGCCTCCGCCGCGACGCCTTCCATCATGTCGCCGTCGCCGCACAGCGAATAGATATCGTGATCGAACAGCGTGAACCCCGGCTTGTTGTAGCGCGCCGCCATCCAGCGCTCGGCGATCGCCATGCCGACCGAATTGCCGCAGCCCTGGCCGAGCGGCCCGGTCGTCGTCTCGACGCCGACGGTGTGGCTGTATTCGGGATGGCCCGGCGTCTTCGAGTCGAGCTGCCGGAACGCCTTGATGTCGTCGATGCTCACCGCCGGTGCGCCGTCGGGCTGCTTCACACCGGCAAGGTGCAGCAGCGAATAGAGCAGCATCGAGGCGTGCCCCACCGACAGGACGAAACGATCGCGGTTCGGCCAGTGCGGCTGCGCGGGATCGTAGCGCAGGAACTTGGTCCACAGCGTGTGGCCGACGGGGGCGAGCGCCATCGGCGTGCCCGGATGGCCCGAATTGGCCGCCTGCACCGCGTCCATCGACAGCGTGCGGATCGTGTCGATCGCCAACCGCTCGGACGATCCGTCCTCGTGCACGCCAGCCGGCGCAGTCTTCGTATCGGTCATCGGAGCCCTCGCTAATTCATGGCATCGAACGCGCGGGCCGGGGCCCGGTTGCCGAGTCCCCGCCCCTCTAGTCGCTCGCCTGCGCCCGATCCACCCGCGTTGCAGCGCCGTAACGACATCGCTTTCGGCCCGTCCCGCGGCTACCGACGGCGTGCGCGTCACCGCGTGTTGGGGGATCGACATGAACGGGCTTGTTTCGATCGGCGCGGTGATCGCGATGCTGCTCGGCGTTGGCGCCATCGCAGCGCTGGTTCGCCCCGGCAGGGTTCGCTGGCGCTGGCTGCTCGCCGCCGCCGCCGCGATCCTCGTCAACGATGCGCTGCTGACGCGCGTCTATCGCACCATCCCCGATTTCCTTCCCACCGCCGAGTGGAACTGGCAGGGCAAGCTGCTTGCGCTGGCCGTGACATTGCTCGTCGCCGCGCTGCCCGCGATCGGATGGCGCACCGCGGGGCTGACGCTGCGGCAGGCGCCGCGCAGCCTCGTTGCCGTCGTCCCTGTCACGGCGATCTATGCCGCATTGTTCGTCGCGCTCGCGCTGATGCGCCCCGAGGATCCCGCCACGCCCGAGGCGCTCGCCTTCCAGATGACGATGCCGGGGATCGAGGAGGAGAGCTTCTACCGCGGCCTCCTGCTGCTGCTGCTTGAGCGCGCCTTTGCCGGCCGCCGCCGCTTCCTGGGCGTCGACTGGAGCCTCGGCGCGCTGCTGTCCTGCGCCATCTTCGGCCTCGCACACGCCTTCAGCTACGGCGACGAGGGGTTCGCGTTCGAGCCGATGTTCATGGCGCTCACCGCATTCCCCTCTCTGCTCGCGGTGTGGATCCGGCTGCGCACCGGCAGCGTGCTGATCCCGATCCTGCTGCACAATTTCGGCAACACGATCGGCTTCCTGATCTAGCCGCGCTCCAGCCGCGCGACAACGCCGCCGTCCGCGACATAGGCGGCATCCACCTCGTCGAGGAACAGGCCGTGCCCCAAAGCGCCGGGGATCGCCGCAATCGCCGCCGCCAGCGCGCGCGGATCGGGCATCGCGGCGAAGCGACAATCGGCAACGAGATTGCCGTTGTCGGTACGGTAGCCCGCGCGCACCGTCACCTCCGCGCCAAGCCGCTCCAGCCGCGCAACGACAAACGCGCGCGCGAACGGCAGCACCTCCACCGGCAGCTTCGCCGCGCCGATCGCGGCAACGCGCTTCGATCCATCGGCGATCACGATCATTCGCCGCGCCGCGGCCGCGACCGCCTTCTCGCGCAGCATCGCACCGCCCGCGCCCTTGATCGCCCACAGCCGGTCGTCGATCTCGTCCGCGCCGTCGATCGCGAGGTCGATCTGCGCGAACTCGGCGAAGTCGCGCACGGCGATTCCGCCCGCGCGAGCCGCCGCGGCGCTCGCCTCGCTCGTCGCCACCGCCTCGATCGTGAGGCCCGCGCGCACCCGCGCGGCCAACGCCGCGATGGCGAAGGCCGCAGTCGATCCGGTGCCGAGGCCGACGATCATCCCGTCGCGCACCTCGTCCACCGCCGCCGCCGCGGCCAGCCTCTTGTCATCCTCGACGCTCATGCCGCCTCACAACGCGGCAGGCGCGTCATCGGATCAGCCGTATTTCTGCTCTTCCCACCACGGGAAATAGTCCGGCATATTGGCGGAAACCTTGTCGGGATAGCTCGGCTGGCGCTTCTCGAGGAACGACGTGACGCCTTCCTTGGCGTCGCCCGACCGCCCGCGTGACAGGATCGCGCGGCTGTCGATCTTGTGCGCATCCATCGGGTGGCTCATGCCCAGGCCACGCCACAGCATCTGCCGCGTCAGCGCGACGGAGACCGGCGCGGTATTGTCGGCGATCTCGCGCGCCAGCGCATTGGCGGTCGCGAGCAGGTCGGCACCCGGCACCACCTGCTTCACCAGCTTACCGTTCAGCGCCTCCTGCGCGTCGAACACACGCCCCGAATAGCACCACTCGAGCGCTTGGCTGATCCCCACGACGCGCGGCAGGAAGAAGCTCGACGCCGCCTCCGGCACGATGCCGCGCCGCGCGAAAACGAAGCCGAAGCGCGCCGTGTCGCTGGCGATACGGATGTCCATCGCCAGCTGC carries:
- a CDS encoding CPBP family intramembrane glutamic endopeptidase, whose protein sequence is MNGLVSIGAVIAMLLGVGAIAALVRPGRVRWRWLLAAAAAILVNDALLTRVYRTIPDFLPTAEWNWQGKLLALAVTLLVAALPAIGWRTAGLTLRQAPRSLVAVVPVTAIYAALFVALALMRPEDPATPEALAFQMTMPGIEEESFYRGLLLLLLERAFAGRRRFLGVDWSLGALLSCAIFGLAHAFSYGDEGFAFEPMFMALTAFPSLLAVWIRLRTGSVLIPILLHNFGNTIGFLI
- the rpiA gene encoding ribose-5-phosphate isomerase RpiA gives rise to the protein MSVEDDKRLAAAAAVDEVRDGMIVGLGTGSTAAFAIAALAARVRAGLTIEAVATSEASAAAARAGGIAVRDFAEFAQIDLAIDGADEIDDRLWAIKGAGGAMLREKAVAAAARRMIVIADGSKRVAAIGAAKLPVEVLPFARAFVVARLERLGAEVTVRAGYRTDNGNLVADCRFAAMPDPRALAAAIAAIPGALGHGLFLDEVDAAYVADGGVVARLERG
- a CDS encoding crotonase/enoyl-CoA hydratase family protein, which produces MAYEQIIYDVKDGIATITLNRPEKLNAFTGTMMAEMIDAFDKIDADDDVRAVIVTGAGRAFCAGADLSAGAKTFDYDNRSDRPDKGSGQGGLTYEMEEARDGGGRLTLRIFECLKPVIAAVNGPAVGIGSTMQLAMDIRIASDTARFGFVFARRGIVPEAASSFFLPRVVGISQALEWCYSGRVFDAQEALNGKLVKQVVPGADLLATANALAREIADNTAPVSVALTRQMLWRGLGMSHPMDAHKIDSRAILSRGRSGDAKEGVTSFLEKRQPSYPDKVSANMPDYFPWWEEQKYG